In Solidesulfovibrio carbinoliphilus subsp. oakridgensis, the sequence CTGGGCCCTTTTCACCGCCACCGGGGTCTGGCTGCAAAACGTCATCCCCGGGGTGGACTTCCTGGCGCCAGGGCTTATCCTGGCCATGCAGGAGGAGAAATGGACGGTGCCGGTCTGGCTCGGCCTGGTCTGGCTTTTCATCCAGGAAGGGACCGGCAGCCTGGCTTTCGGGGCCGGGCTTCTGTGGTACGGGGCCCTGGCCGGGCTCTATTTTTTCGGGCACTGGCTCTTTGAGGCCCGAAACTTCCTTTTCATGTTCATTCTGGGCTTGTGTCTCGGGTCCATGCATTTTGTGCTCATCAATATCATGGTGTTGCTGCAGGACCAGACCATCCCCTTGGAGCGCCTGCTGATGGAAAGCGGTGTGCAAGCCTTGATCTTCCCCGTCGAATGGGGGCTCATCTACCTCATCCACCACCATCTCCCGGACAGCGGCCATGCGGCTTGAAAGCGAAGCCCCCCAGCAGCACGCCCCCCGTTCCGGGCTGGTCCTGCTCCAGGCCCTGGTCCTTGGCGTCTTTTGCCTGTTCACCCTGCGCCTGTGGTATTTGCAAGTCCACAAGGGCGCGAAATTCGCGGACATGGCCCGGGACAACCAGCTGCGCCAGGTGCTCATCAACTCGGCCCGTGGCCGCATCGTCGATAGAAACGGCGTGCCGCTCGCGGTCAGCGAGCCGTCCTTTGCCCTTGGGCTCGTGCGCGAGGACTGCGAGGACGTGGACGCCACCCTGGCCAAGGTCTCGGAGTGGACGGGCGTGGACAAGGCCGTGCTCGCCGAGACGTTTCGGCGCGGCAAGAAGCGGGTCAAGCCCTTCGAGCCCCTGACGCTGATCACCGACCTGCCCTATGACGCCCTGGCCCGCATCGAGGCCAACGCCATGCTCTACCCCGGGCTCGACATCGTCATCCGCCAGAAGCGGTCCTACCCGACCGGGGCCCTCATGTCCCACGTCCTCGGCTACGTGGCCGAGGCCAACGAGGACGAGCTGGAGAAGAATCCGAGCCTGTCGCTTGGCGACTCGGTCGGCAAACAGGGGCTGGAATTCGCCCTGGAGGACGTGCTGCGGGGCGCCAAGGGCCGCAAGCAGGTCGAGGTCGACGCCTTCGGCCGCCAGCACAACGAGCAGATCCTGGCGCCGCCCCAGGCCGGCAGCGACGTGAAGCTGGCCATTGACGTCAATTTGCAGCGCGAGTGCACGCGGCTCCTGGAGGGCCAGGCCGGGGCCATCGTGGTCATGGAGCCGGACACGGGCAAGCTTTTGGCCATGGTCAGCGAGCCGAGCTTCGACAACAACATGTTCGTGCTCGGCGTCCCGGCCGACAAGTGGCGGGAGCTGCGCGACAACCCGCGCCACCCCATCCAGAACCGGGTGACCCAGGGCGTCTATCCGCCGGGCTCGGTCTTCAAGCTCCTGATGGCCGCGGCGGGCCTCAGCCAAGGCTTCATCAAGCCCGGCGACGTCGTGGCCTGCCCCGGCGTCTACCGGGTCGGCAACCGGGATTTCCACGACTGGAAAAAGGGCGGCCACGGGGCCCTGGACCTGCGCGGGGCCCTGGTCCACTCCTGCGACATCTATTTCTACAAGCTCGGCGACCGCATGGGCATCGACCGGCTCCACGA encodes:
- the mrdA gene encoding penicillin-binding protein 2, with the translated sequence MRLESEAPQQHAPRSGLVLLQALVLGVFCLFTLRLWYLQVHKGAKFADMARDNQLRQVLINSARGRIVDRNGVPLAVSEPSFALGLVREDCEDVDATLAKVSEWTGVDKAVLAETFRRGKKRVKPFEPLTLITDLPYDALARIEANAMLYPGLDIVIRQKRSYPTGALMSHVLGYVAEANEDELEKNPSLSLGDSVGKQGLEFALEDVLRGAKGRKQVEVDAFGRQHNEQILAPPQAGSDVKLAIDVNLQRECTRLLEGQAGAIVVMEPDTGKLLAMVSEPSFDNNMFVLGVPADKWRELRDNPRHPIQNRVTQGVYPPGSVFKLLMAAAGLSQGFIKPGDVVACPGVYRVGNRDFHDWKKGGHGALDLRGALVHSCDIYFYKLGDRMGIDRLHEYATASGFGARTGIDLPHEKAGLIPSKEWKRKRFGAAWSKGETVIASIGQGYVLTSPLQVSRYLSALVNGGRLMKPELVETEAPRLDGTLPLKDADRQFILDAMVTTVEHGTGKSLLRSDAVMGGKTGTAQVVKLINADVRRKTMAMPYEQRDHAWIASWGKKDGKTYVVVCLVEHGGHGGEIAGPIVRKVYEQLFGPAPSASRSGRAAAAAPEPAAAPAVDAGDLGD